In Alteribacter lacisalsi, a genomic segment contains:
- the dnaK gene encoding molecular chaperone DnaK, translating to MSKVIGIDLGTTNSCVAVMEGGEATVIPNAEGSRTTPSVVSFKDGERQTGEVAKRQMITNPNTIVSIKRHMGTDYKVEAEGKEYSPQEISAIILQKLKEDAEAYLGEKVTKAVITVPAYFNDSQRQATKDAGKIAGLEVERIVNEPTAAALAYGFEKEEDQTILVYDLGGGTFDVSILELGDGFFEVRATSGDNKLGGDDFDQVIIDHLVAQFKKDNGIDLSQDKMALQRLKDAAEKAKKDLSGVSQTQISLPFITADASGPKHLELNLTRAKFEEMSSDLVERTMGPTRQAMSDAGLSASEIDKIVLVGGSTRIPAVQEAIKKVTGKDPHKGVNPDEVVALGAAVQAGVLTGDVKDVVLLDVTPLSLGIETMGGVFTKLIDRNTTIPTSKSQTFSTAADNQPSVDIHVLQGEREMAADNKTLGRFQLTDIPPAPRGVPQIEVSFDIDANGIVNVRAKDLGTNKEQSITITSSSGLDESEIERMVKEAEENAEADKKRREEVDLRNEADQLVFTTDKTIKDLGESVEQEDKDKAEAAKEKVQEALKGEDIEAIRTAKDELQEIVQQLSTKMYEQAAQAAQAQQEAEGGEAGQQQAEDDNVVDAEYEEVNNDEKKQ from the coding sequence ATGAGTAAAGTAATCGGTATTGACTTAGGTACAACAAACTCATGTGTTGCAGTTATGGAGGGTGGCGAAGCGACGGTTATTCCGAATGCGGAAGGCAGCCGTACAACACCATCAGTTGTTTCCTTTAAGGACGGAGAGCGTCAGACAGGTGAGGTAGCGAAGCGCCAGATGATCACGAACCCGAACACAATTGTATCCATTAAGCGTCATATGGGTACTGACTATAAAGTTGAAGCGGAAGGCAAAGAGTATTCTCCACAGGAGATTTCTGCAATCATCCTTCAGAAGCTCAAAGAAGATGCAGAAGCATATCTTGGTGAAAAAGTAACCAAAGCGGTTATTACTGTTCCTGCCTATTTTAACGACTCCCAGCGTCAGGCAACGAAGGACGCTGGAAAGATTGCAGGCCTTGAAGTCGAGCGTATCGTTAACGAGCCGACTGCAGCAGCCCTTGCGTACGGCTTTGAAAAAGAAGAAGATCAGACAATCCTTGTCTACGACCTCGGGGGCGGAACGTTTGACGTATCCATCCTTGAACTTGGCGACGGTTTCTTCGAAGTACGTGCTACGTCCGGTGACAACAAACTCGGCGGTGACGACTTTGACCAGGTGATCATTGACCACCTTGTAGCTCAGTTCAAAAAAGACAACGGAATCGATCTTTCCCAGGATAAAATGGCCCTTCAGCGTCTGAAAGATGCTGCTGAAAAAGCGAAGAAGGACCTTTCAGGTGTATCCCAGACGCAGATTTCACTTCCGTTCATCACAGCAGACGCTTCAGGACCGAAACACCTTGAGCTGAACCTGACACGAGCGAAGTTTGAAGAAATGAGTTCGGATCTTGTGGAGCGTACGATGGGCCCTACACGCCAGGCAATGAGCGATGCTGGACTATCTGCAAGTGAAATCGACAAGATTGTTCTTGTAGGTGGGTCCACGCGTATTCCAGCTGTTCAGGAAGCAATCAAGAAGGTAACAGGTAAAGACCCTCATAAAGGTGTGAACCCGGATGAGGTTGTTGCTCTTGGTGCCGCTGTTCAGGCAGGGGTACTCACTGGTGACGTAAAGGATGTTGTTCTTCTTGACGTAACACCACTGTCACTAGGAATTGAAACAATGGGCGGCGTATTCACAAAGCTCATCGACCGCAATACGACAATTCCAACAAGCAAATCCCAGACGTTCTCCACTGCAGCTGACAACCAGCCTTCCGTGGATATCCATGTTCTTCAGGGTGAGCGTGAAATGGCAGCAGACAACAAGACACTGGGCCGTTTTCAGCTGACTGACATTCCACCGGCACCACGCGGAGTACCGCAGATCGAAGTATCCTTTGATATCGATGCCAACGGAATTGTTAACGTCCGTGCCAAGGACCTTGGAACGAATAAAGAGCAGTCCATCACAATTACGTCTTCTTCCGGTCTTGATGAAAGTGAAATCGAGCGTATGGTTAAAGAAGCTGAAGAAAACGCTGAAGCTGACAAAAAGCGCCGTGAGGAAGTAGACCTTCGCAACGAAGCAGACCAGCTTGTATTTACGACAGATAAGACGATTAAAGATCTTGGCGAAAGTGTCGAGCAGGAAGACAAAGACAAAGCGGAAGCAGCGAAGGAAAAAGTCCAGGAAGCTCTCAAAGGCGAGGACATCGAAGCAATCCGCACAGCAAAAGATGAACTGCAGGAAATTGTTCAGCAGCTCTCAACTAAAATGTATGAGCAGGCTGCGCAGGCAGCTCAGGCCCAGCAGGAAGCCGAGGGCGGAGAAGCAGGCCAGCAGCAGGCTGAAGACGATAACGTAGTTGATGCAGAGTACGAAGAAGTAAACAACGACGAGAAAAAACAGTAA
- the mtaB gene encoding tRNA (N(6)-L-threonylcarbamoyladenosine(37)-C(2))-methylthiotransferase MtaB: MPSVAFHTLGCKVNHYETEAIWQLFKKAGYEKTEFDQTSDVYVINTCTVTNTGDKKSRQVIRRAIRKNPDAVICVTGCYAQTSPAEIMAIPGVDIVVGTQDRHKMIPYIEQFREEREPINGVGNIMKTRVYEELDVPAFTDRTRASLKIQEGCNNFCTFCIIPWARGLLRSRKPEDVLVQARQLVDAGYKEIVLTGIHTGGYGEDMKDYSLADLLLELEKVEGLKRIRISSIEASQITDRVIEVIDQSEKIVRHLHVPLQSGSDTVLKRMRRKYTNEFFAERVGRLHKALPGLAVTTDVIVGFPGETDEEFQETYDFIRDLQFSELHVFPYSKRTGTPAARMEDQVDDQVKNDRVHRLIELSNQLAKQYASRFEEEVLEVIPEEKGSDGNLLVGYSDNYMKVNFEGDESLIGEIVKVKITKAGYPYNEGRFVRVVEEEARQTVASGE, encoded by the coding sequence ATGCCTTCCGTTGCATTTCATACATTAGGCTGTAAAGTTAACCATTACGAAACCGAAGCAATCTGGCAGCTGTTTAAAAAAGCCGGATATGAAAAAACAGAGTTTGATCAGACGTCAGATGTGTATGTCATTAATACGTGCACAGTTACAAACACTGGTGATAAAAAAAGTCGTCAGGTTATTCGCCGTGCGATCCGAAAAAACCCGGATGCCGTCATCTGCGTAACAGGCTGTTATGCTCAGACCTCTCCTGCTGAGATCATGGCGATTCCCGGCGTGGACATCGTTGTTGGAACTCAGGACCGGCACAAGATGATTCCATACATTGAACAGTTCCGGGAAGAACGGGAACCGATTAACGGCGTGGGCAATATCATGAAAACCCGCGTTTATGAGGAACTGGATGTTCCTGCATTTACTGACCGCACCCGTGCAAGCCTTAAAATTCAGGAAGGGTGCAACAACTTCTGTACGTTCTGTATCATCCCGTGGGCACGGGGGCTTCTCCGTTCCCGTAAGCCTGAGGACGTGCTCGTTCAGGCCCGCCAGCTCGTAGATGCGGGCTACAAGGAAATTGTCCTGACAGGCATTCATACAGGCGGGTATGGAGAGGACATGAAAGATTACAGTCTTGCAGATTTGCTGCTGGAACTGGAAAAAGTAGAAGGACTCAAGCGGATTCGGATTTCTTCGATTGAAGCGAGTCAGATTACCGACCGTGTGATTGAAGTCATTGACCAGTCCGAAAAGATTGTCCGTCACCTGCATGTGCCGCTGCAGTCCGGTTCCGATACGGTACTAAAGCGCATGCGCCGGAAATATACAAATGAATTTTTTGCCGAACGGGTCGGCCGGCTTCATAAGGCTCTCCCGGGACTGGCTGTCACAACCGATGTGATCGTTGGATTCCCGGGCGAAACGGATGAAGAGTTCCAGGAAACATATGACTTTATCCGTGATCTTCAGTTTTCGGAACTGCACGTTTTTCCTTATTCCAAACGTACCGGTACACCGGCAGCGCGGATGGAAGACCAGGTGGATGACCAGGTGAAAAACGACCGGGTGCATCGTCTGATCGAACTGTCCAACCAGCTGGCTAAACAGTATGCGTCACGTTTTGAAGAGGAGGTTCTTGAAGTGATCCCCGAAGAAAAGGGAAGCGACGGCAATCTCCTGGTAGGTTACAGCGACAACTACATGAAAGTTAATTTCGAAGGAGACGAAAGCCTCATCGGTGAAATTGTGAAAGTGAAAATCACAAAAGCCGGTTATCCTTATAACGAAGGACGTTTTGTGCGTGTCGTTGAGGAAGAAGCGAGGCAGACCGTAGCCTCAGGCGAATAA
- the dnaJ gene encoding molecular chaperone DnaJ: protein MSKKDFYDVLGVGQDASEADIKKAYRKLARQYHPDVNKEAGAEDKFKEVKEAYDTLSDSQKRAHYDRFGHTDPNQFGGGGAGQGDFGGFGDIFDMFFGGGGRRDPNAPRQGSDLQYTMTLEFKEAVFGKEMDIEIPREETCDTCNGSGAKPGTKPETCKHCHGAGQLNVEQNTPFGRVVNRRVCNHCQGTGQMIKDRCRTCGGQGKVKKRKTIHIKIPAGVDTGQQIRVAGQGEPGANGGPAGDLFVVFNVKPHEFFKRDGDNLYCDMPLTFAQAALGDEIEVPTLKGKISLKIPAGTQTGTEFRLKAKGVPNVRGAGQGDQFVRVRVVTPKNLSEKQKEILRDFAEETGSAPDEQNDNFFAKAKRAFKSFGE, encoded by the coding sequence ATGAGCAAAAAAGATTTTTACGACGTTCTCGGAGTCGGACAGGATGCCTCTGAGGCCGATATTAAGAAAGCATACCGGAAGCTCGCACGCCAGTATCATCCGGACGTGAACAAAGAAGCGGGAGCTGAGGATAAATTTAAGGAAGTCAAAGAAGCGTATGATACTCTCAGCGACTCACAGAAACGGGCCCATTATGACCGTTTCGGACATACCGACCCGAACCAGTTCGGCGGAGGCGGCGCAGGCCAGGGTGACTTCGGGGGCTTCGGCGATATTTTTGACATGTTCTTTGGCGGCGGGGGACGCCGTGATCCTAACGCACCGCGGCAGGGATCTGATCTCCAGTACACGATGACGCTTGAGTTTAAGGAAGCAGTATTCGGTAAAGAAATGGATATTGAGATTCCCCGGGAAGAAACGTGTGACACATGTAACGGTTCCGGAGCGAAGCCGGGAACAAAGCCGGAGACGTGTAAGCACTGTCATGGTGCCGGCCAGCTGAATGTGGAGCAGAACACTCCGTTTGGCCGCGTTGTGAACCGGCGTGTATGTAATCATTGTCAGGGAACCGGTCAAATGATTAAAGACCGCTGCCGCACATGCGGCGGGCAGGGCAAAGTGAAGAAGCGCAAGACAATTCATATCAAGATACCTGCAGGTGTGGATACCGGCCAGCAGATTCGAGTAGCCGGACAAGGTGAACCAGGTGCCAACGGAGGACCGGCGGGTGACCTGTTTGTCGTCTTTAATGTTAAACCTCACGAGTTCTTTAAGCGTGATGGCGATAACCTCTACTGTGACATGCCGCTGACATTTGCGCAGGCTGCCCTCGGTGATGAAATTGAAGTACCGACACTCAAAGGCAAGATCAGCCTTAAGATTCCTGCCGGAACACAGACCGGCACAGAGTTCCGTCTGAAGGCGAAAGGTGTTCCAAACGTCCGCGGTGCAGGACAGGGCGACCAGTTTGTGCGCGTGCGCGTTGTGACGCCTAAAAACCTGTCAGAGAAGCAGAAAGAAATTTTACGTGATTTTGCCGAAGAAACCGGTTCAGCACCGGATGAGCAGAACGACAACTTTTTTGCAAAAGCAAAACGGGCGTTTAAAAGCTTCGGTGAATAA
- a CDS encoding 16S rRNA (uracil(1498)-N(3))-methyltransferase, whose protein sequence is MQRYFLDDTQISADDVIMTGDEAKHIARVMRMNEGDEVVCCNRSGACFRVQLTVVSPEQVQGTVVEQEHRSSEMPVHVTVACGLPKADKLELVIQKGTELGASAFLPFEAERSIVKLDQKKARKKQERWEKIAQEAAEQSQRSLVPLIGNVASFSELISAFDSFEQVIVAYEEEARNDEKSRLAETLNQASCGDRVLIIAGPEGGFSDREIELLTGAGAVSCALGPRILRAETAPLYALSAISYHFELSR, encoded by the coding sequence ATGCAGCGGTATTTTCTGGATGACACGCAAATCAGCGCAGACGATGTTATAATGACTGGTGACGAAGCGAAACACATCGCCCGCGTGATGCGCATGAATGAAGGTGACGAAGTGGTTTGCTGTAACCGCTCCGGCGCCTGTTTTCGTGTGCAGCTGACCGTGGTTTCCCCTGAACAAGTACAGGGAACGGTGGTTGAACAGGAGCACCGGTCTTCAGAAATGCCTGTCCATGTTACCGTTGCCTGCGGCCTTCCAAAAGCAGATAAGCTTGAACTTGTCATACAAAAAGGCACCGAGTTAGGGGCAAGTGCCTTCCTTCCATTTGAGGCAGAGCGGTCGATCGTGAAGCTGGATCAGAAAAAAGCCCGTAAAAAACAGGAGCGGTGGGAGAAGATTGCCCAGGAAGCAGCCGAACAGTCCCAACGCAGCCTTGTTCCTTTGATAGGAAACGTAGCCTCGTTTTCAGAGCTTATCTCTGCATTTGACAGCTTTGAACAGGTGATCGTGGCCTATGAAGAAGAAGCAAGGAACGATGAGAAAAGCCGCCTGGCAGAAACGTTAAATCAGGCATCCTGCGGTGACCGTGTACTCATCATCGCCGGTCCTGAAGGCGGTTTTTCTGATCGGGAAATAGAACTCCTGACAGGGGCAGGAGCTGTCTCATGTGCGCTCGGCCCCCGTATTCTGCGGGCTGAAACAGCGCCCCTTTATGCCCTTTCGGCAATCTCCTACCATTTTGAATTATCGAGGTGA
- the prmA gene encoding 50S ribosomal protein L11 methyltransferase yields the protein MKWSEISIHTTQEAVEPVSNILHEAGASGVVIEDPGDLTRAWDTTFGEVYQLSPDDYPEEGIILKAYLPVNSFLGETVDEIKEAINNLITHDIDVGHNNVSLSEVNEEEWATAWKKYYKPVKVSDRITITPTWEEYEKVSDKELIIELDPGMAFGTGTHPTTVLCIQALEKYIQKGDQVLDVGTGSGVLSIAAAKLGAQSVLAMDLDDVAVQTANINVKLNKAQDVVSIKQNNLLEGVEERPDLIVANILAEVIVRMTDDAYAKLNPGGTLITSGIISAKREMVKEALKASGFTIAEVIEMEDWLAIVAKVPKA from the coding sequence ATGAAGTGGTCGGAAATTAGTATTCATACTACACAGGAAGCAGTGGAACCGGTAAGTAATATTCTGCACGAAGCCGGTGCCAGCGGTGTCGTAATTGAGGACCCTGGTGATCTGACCCGCGCGTGGGATACGACATTCGGCGAAGTCTATCAGCTTTCCCCGGACGATTACCCGGAGGAAGGCATCATTCTGAAGGCGTATCTTCCGGTTAACAGCTTTCTTGGAGAGACAGTAGATGAAATTAAGGAAGCGATCAACAACCTGATTACCCATGATATTGATGTGGGGCATAACAACGTTTCCCTCAGTGAAGTGAACGAAGAAGAATGGGCAACAGCCTGGAAAAAATACTACAAGCCGGTGAAGGTCTCCGACAGGATCACAATTACACCAACCTGGGAAGAGTATGAAAAGGTGTCGGATAAAGAGCTGATTATCGAACTTGACCCGGGCATGGCTTTTGGAACCGGAACCCATCCTACAACAGTACTCTGTATCCAGGCTCTTGAAAAGTATATTCAAAAAGGAGATCAGGTTCTTGATGTGGGAACCGGCTCTGGTGTCCTGAGTATTGCTGCAGCAAAGCTTGGTGCACAAAGCGTGCTCGCCATGGACCTGGATGATGTTGCTGTACAGACAGCAAACATTAATGTGAAACTGAACAAAGCACAAGATGTTGTCTCCATTAAGCAGAACAATCTGCTAGAAGGAGTAGAGGAAAGGCCGGACCTGATCGTAGCGAATATTCTTGCCGAAGTGATTGTCCGTATGACAGACGATGCATATGCCAAGCTGAATCCAGGCGGGACTTTGATTACTTCCGGCATTATCAGCGCAAAACGGGAGATGGTTAAAGAGGCACTCAAAGCCAGTGGATTTACAATTGCCGAAGTCATTGAAATGGAAGATTGGCTGGCGATTGTGGCGAAGGTACCGAAGGCATAG
- the deoC gene encoding deoxyribose-phosphate aldolase yields MSSKQNLSSYIDHTLLKPEATKEQIEVLAQEAKQYSFASVCVNPGWIETAYAILKDTPDVKVCTVIGFPLGASTPETKSFETQDAIAKGAGEVDMVINVGALKSGNTDLVLRDIKAVVDAASGKALTKVIIETALLTEEEKVKACELSVEAGADYVKTSTGFASGGATVDDIELMRKTVGPDLGVKASGGVRDRETTLAMIEAGATRIGASAGIAIVTGGQSDSDY; encoded by the coding sequence ATGAGCAGCAAACAGAACCTTTCTTCTTACATTGATCATACATTACTGAAACCTGAAGCGACGAAAGAACAGATTGAAGTTCTTGCACAGGAGGCAAAACAGTATTCCTTTGCATCTGTGTGTGTGAACCCGGGATGGATTGAAACAGCGTATGCAATCTTAAAAGATACCCCGGATGTGAAAGTATGCACCGTTATTGGATTCCCTCTTGGAGCATCCACACCTGAAACGAAATCATTTGAAACTCAGGATGCCATTGCCAAAGGAGCCGGCGAAGTGGATATGGTTATTAACGTTGGAGCGCTTAAGAGCGGCAATACTGACCTTGTTCTCCGCGACATTAAAGCCGTGGTCGATGCAGCATCAGGAAAAGCACTTACTAAAGTGATTATTGAAACAGCCCTCCTTACTGAAGAGGAAAAAGTGAAAGCCTGTGAACTTTCTGTAGAAGCAGGAGCTGACTATGTGAAAACCTCCACCGGTTTTGCTTCAGGTGGAGCGACGGTAGACGACATTGAGCTGATGCGTAAAACAGTCGGCCCTGATCTTGGTGTTAAAGCATCAGGCGGGGTGCGTGACAGAGAAACGACGCTTGCGATGATTGAAGCAGGTGCCACACGTATTGGTGCCAGTGCCGGTATTGCCATTGTCACAGGCGGCCAGTCTGATTCTGACTATTAA